One Bradyrhizobium manausense DNA segment encodes these proteins:
- a CDS encoding glycosyltransferase, giving the protein MPVKTFDYDSDDMILNLFYEDKDDRWFPGDRHLRRMARKMLFGEPRMSGQLRVFLNLCAGLDRLGIRYRVNDYGYITQHPEEVACIIGRAFLLDKFVWKNPILLGVCAFNHPLDDPDLFKRLPVKKFLVPGPWYAEMYRPHWPETEAWPVGIDTDLWAPSQPREKTIDVLLYDKISWDREHYVPEVAEPVRARLVKEGRSFTELRYGSYKEEDYQAALARSRAMIFLCQNESQGIAYQQALSTGVPVFAWDPGGPWPDPDYYPHRVQFGPVSSVPYWDDRCGLKFADRAAFEAYWADFWAGCTSGAFDPRGYIMDSLTLEQRALQYYEIARSVARQSRVAAASDVLVDGWLTEVG; this is encoded by the coding sequence GTGCCCGTAAAGACATTCGATTACGATTCCGACGACATGATCCTCAACCTGTTCTACGAGGACAAGGACGATCGCTGGTTTCCCGGCGACCGCCATCTGCGGCGCATGGCGCGCAAGATGCTGTTCGGCGAGCCGCGCATGAGCGGCCAGCTGCGCGTGTTCCTCAATCTCTGTGCCGGCCTCGATCGTCTCGGCATCCGCTATCGCGTCAACGACTACGGTTACATCACGCAGCATCCGGAGGAAGTGGCCTGCATCATCGGCCGTGCCTTCCTGCTCGACAAGTTTGTGTGGAAGAATCCGATCCTGCTCGGAGTTTGTGCCTTTAATCATCCGCTGGACGATCCCGACCTGTTCAAGCGGCTTCCGGTCAAGAAATTCCTGGTGCCCGGTCCCTGGTATGCCGAGATGTACCGGCCGCATTGGCCCGAGACGGAGGCCTGGCCCGTCGGCATCGACACCGATCTGTGGGCGCCGTCGCAGCCGCGCGAGAAGACCATCGACGTCCTGCTCTACGACAAGATCAGCTGGGACCGCGAGCACTACGTGCCCGAGGTGGCCGAGCCGGTTCGCGCGCGGCTCGTTAAGGAGGGGCGCTCCTTCACCGAGCTACGCTACGGCAGCTACAAGGAGGAAGATTATCAGGCCGCGCTGGCGCGCTCGCGCGCGATGATCTTCCTGTGCCAGAACGAGAGCCAGGGCATTGCCTATCAGCAGGCTCTGTCCACCGGCGTGCCGGTGTTCGCCTGGGATCCCGGCGGCCCGTGGCCGGATCCCGACTATTATCCGCACCGGGTTCAGTTCGGGCCGGTATCGTCGGTGCCCTATTGGGACGATCGCTGCGGGCTCAAATTCGCAGACCGCGCCGCCTTCGAGGCGTACTGGGCCGATTTCTGGGCCGGCTGCACCTCCGGCGCATTCGACCCGCGCGGCTACATCATGGACAGCCTCACGCTGGAGCAGCGCGCGCTGCAGTATTACGAGATCGCGCGCAGCGTCGCGCGGCAGAGCCGGGTTGCTGCCGCGTCTGACGTACTGGTTGACGGATGGTTAACGGAGGTGGGCTAG
- a CDS encoding glycosyltransferase codes for MTLADATLDASTAAVADARAATPLVSVVIPAKNAAAYIGETIASALAQDGVIEVIVVDDGSTDDTTTIVNAIRESRLRLIRNDASGVSSARNLGARDARGDWLMFLDADDRLRVDAVTTLLKAAEGAPNAVAVYGDYNTIDSAGRTIGRRDLLKGRLKPSGNVLERLAAGNFIVNGGIMLVRAEAFRATGGFDVSLRYCEDWHCWCRLAATGEFAYVPRLLLDYRLHTANTMNAAVRTPQDFFPAVARVFDDESILRRLPSGAAPRLRQAAEIHLVTYAATQAVRFGRYREALAYLGMVGQRSLKAMPRSAIKIALSYFGI; via the coding sequence TTGACCCTCGCCGACGCCACGCTTGATGCATCGACCGCCGCGGTCGCGGATGCGCGCGCGGCGACGCCTTTGGTGTCCGTCGTGATCCCCGCCAAGAATGCCGCGGCCTATATCGGCGAGACCATCGCAAGCGCGCTGGCGCAGGACGGTGTTATCGAGGTGATCGTCGTCGACGACGGCTCGACCGATGACACCACGACCATCGTCAACGCGATCCGCGAATCACGGCTGCGCCTGATACGGAACGACGCCAGCGGCGTGTCCTCCGCGCGCAACCTCGGCGCACGCGATGCGCGCGGGGACTGGCTGATGTTCCTCGATGCAGATGATCGCCTTCGGGTCGATGCAGTGACGACGCTGCTCAAGGCGGCGGAGGGCGCGCCGAACGCGGTGGCGGTCTATGGCGACTACAACACGATCGACAGCGCAGGACGGACAATCGGTCGTCGCGACCTGCTGAAGGGACGCCTCAAGCCTTCGGGCAACGTGCTGGAGCGGCTCGCCGCCGGCAACTTCATCGTCAATGGCGGCATCATGCTGGTCCGCGCTGAGGCCTTCCGCGCCACCGGTGGCTTCGACGTCTCGCTGCGCTATTGCGAGGACTGGCATTGCTGGTGCCGCCTCGCTGCAACAGGCGAGTTTGCCTATGTACCAAGGCTTCTGCTCGACTATCGCCTGCACACCGCCAACACCATGAACGCCGCGGTGCGAACGCCGCAGGATTTCTTCCCGGCGGTCGCGCGCGTGTTCGACGATGAATCGATCCTGCGCAGGCTGCCATCGGGCGCAGCGCCCCGGTTGCGGCAGGCGGCAGAAATCCATCTCGTGACCTATGCGGCAACGCAGGCGGTCCGCTTCGGAAGATATCGCGAGGCGCTTGCTTATCTCGGCATGGTCGGGCAGCGCTCGCTCAAGGCGATGCCGCGGTCCGCGATCAAGATCGCTCTTTCATATTTTGGGATCTAG
- a CDS encoding glycosyltransferase family 2 protein yields the protein MTLIPTDLSASRISDAVRDPFREIAASSRVIDLSVGIVVCIPCFRRPDHLRLTLDSLVNQRTPRSFAVVMVENDAAARASAPVAAEYLAAGKLQGICLVEKRQGNCQAINAAFEAAQAVFPAATRFLMIDDDEIASPDWLELMVRTAEATGADVVGGPVLPVFDDDSQPWLARHPAFCPAYDYTGAVPLIYGCGNCLITRAAFERLGGPAFDLKFNFLGGGDCDFFYRGRNAGLIFHWTAEAVITETVPQSRTRLGWIARRGLRIGVINYRVRIKAVQSTAERTRVFAQTLARLPLSLVRSARLLASSKAVVAMHPMLVAVGSALAALGYDPKPYEASKIGS from the coding sequence ATGACGTTGATCCCGACAGATTTGTCCGCCAGCCGGATCTCGGATGCCGTGCGCGATCCCTTCAGGGAGATCGCGGCGAGTTCGCGCGTCATCGACCTCTCGGTCGGCATCGTCGTCTGCATTCCCTGCTTCCGCCGTCCCGATCATCTGCGGCTGACGCTGGACTCGCTGGTCAATCAGCGCACGCCGCGCTCTTTCGCGGTGGTCATGGTCGAGAACGATGCTGCAGCACGCGCGAGCGCACCGGTGGCTGCGGAATACCTCGCCGCCGGCAAGCTCCAGGGCATCTGTCTGGTCGAGAAGCGGCAGGGCAATTGCCAGGCGATCAACGCCGCGTTCGAGGCGGCACAGGCGGTGTTTCCCGCCGCGACCCGCTTCCTGATGATCGACGACGACGAGATCGCTTCGCCCGACTGGCTCGAACTGATGGTTCGCACCGCGGAGGCGACCGGTGCGGACGTGGTCGGCGGACCGGTGCTGCCGGTGTTCGACGACGACAGCCAGCCCTGGCTCGCGCGCCATCCCGCCTTCTGTCCGGCCTACGACTACACCGGTGCGGTGCCGCTGATCTACGGCTGCGGCAATTGCCTGATCACGCGCGCGGCTTTCGAGCGGCTCGGTGGCCCCGCCTTCGATCTGAAATTCAACTTTCTCGGTGGCGGCGATTGCGATTTTTTCTATCGCGGCCGCAATGCCGGTCTGATTTTCCACTGGACGGCGGAAGCCGTCATCACCGAGACCGTGCCGCAAAGCCGCACCCGCCTCGGCTGGATCGCCAGGCGCGGCCTGCGGATCGGCGTGATCAACTACCGTGTGCGGATCAAGGCAGTGCAGAGTACGGCGGAACGGACGCGCGTGTTTGCGCAAACGCTGGCACGGCTGCCGCTGTCGCTGGTGCGCTCGGCGCGCCTGCTGGCGTCATCGAAAGCCGTCGTCGCGATGCACCCCATGCTCGTGGCCGTCGGATCCGCACTGGCGGCGCTGGGCTACGATCCGAAGCCCTATGAGGCCTCGAAGATCGGTTCCTGA
- a CDS encoding GumC family protein encodes MLDYSQPIDRARTPTASEAPPRTSEAGFNVLELVSLLWRRKIAIASAALIGACLAVTVGKSLTPRYTAIAQLYVDPRELQLVDRELTPRAQDVSGMSMVVESQARLITSNSVLLQVIQQAGLDKDPEFGGGDGKTLTSSLLGLIGLQARAPSAAETKEVQLAALDALNKHITIRKTEKSFIVDIEVWSIDPAKAAMLANTLTNTYLTESRNSQALAARRATSELSGRLKELRERLRNAETALATYKAQNNFVGTQDSLISDQQLSSSNQRLSAARAATMDAQARLDQIEANKRTAADAGAIPEALQSPTIANLRAQYADARKKYAEQTAELGPRHPALRQTEKQVEDLKRTINEEIERFALSAKNDLTRARDYEASLNRALEVQKRQSLQLSQAAVRLRELEREADASRDVYQSFLKRSRETEEQETLNTSAARVIGEATVPQRRSFPPGMSLFAMIGFMFGALAAACWFVAAEHLFNGASAPEPRRRAQTPSPDVLRPQPESITPSPALALVEKPLIARLQEADVIRTLGAILATGGGVDLTRIGWPTLRPGFPLTTLLNAWRDMRAAMARRAGGKTMPVMALVGAGDTTGRSVTALNFALAAARDGSRVLMIDADHQAHTLSSRINRPGKSEPGKLGWLSIGNKAAREIKTVNGISVLPATGSDAGKAADAISKAIAQARSAGGYDLVILDGPEMPLSAAGRKLLDGTDALVAVLPTSLDINDSMEDILTALGGAQRKLVGVVLDELTPATQTRQRGKQYA; translated from the coding sequence ATGCTTGACTACAGCCAGCCGATTGATCGGGCCAGAACTCCGACCGCGTCGGAAGCCCCGCCACGGACATCCGAGGCCGGCTTCAACGTGCTGGAGCTCGTCAGCCTGCTGTGGCGGCGCAAGATCGCGATTGCCTCAGCCGCTCTGATTGGCGCGTGCCTCGCGGTCACGGTCGGCAAGAGCCTGACGCCGCGGTACACCGCCATCGCCCAGCTTTACGTCGACCCGCGCGAGCTTCAGCTCGTCGATCGCGAGCTCACACCGCGCGCGCAGGACGTCTCCGGCATGTCCATGGTGGTGGAGAGCCAGGCGCGCCTGATCACCTCCAACAGCGTGCTGTTGCAGGTGATCCAGCAGGCTGGTCTCGACAAGGATCCGGAATTCGGCGGCGGTGACGGCAAGACCTTGACCTCGTCCCTGCTCGGCCTGATCGGCCTTCAGGCGCGGGCGCCCTCCGCTGCGGAGACCAAGGAGGTGCAGCTTGCAGCCCTCGACGCGCTGAACAAGCACATCACGATCCGCAAGACCGAGAAGAGCTTCATCGTCGACATCGAAGTCTGGTCGATCGATCCGGCCAAGGCCGCGATGCTCGCCAACACCCTGACCAACACCTACCTCACGGAGTCCCGCAACTCCCAGGCCCTGGCGGCGCGGCGCGCGACCAGCGAATTGTCGGGCCGGCTGAAGGAGCTGCGCGAGCGGCTGCGCAATGCCGAGACCGCACTGGCAACCTACAAGGCCCAGAACAATTTCGTCGGTACCCAGGACTCGCTGATCTCGGATCAGCAGCTCTCCTCCAGCAACCAGCGGCTGTCCGCGGCCCGCGCCGCGACGATGGACGCGCAGGCACGGCTGGACCAGATCGAGGCGAACAAGCGGACCGCCGCGGATGCAGGCGCGATCCCCGAAGCGCTGCAATCGCCGACCATTGCCAATTTGCGCGCGCAATATGCGGATGCCCGCAAGAAATATGCGGAGCAGACCGCCGAGCTCGGCCCACGTCATCCCGCGTTGCGCCAGACCGAAAAGCAGGTCGAAGATCTCAAGCGCACGATCAACGAGGAGATCGAGCGCTTTGCGCTGTCGGCCAAGAACGATCTGACGCGCGCCCGCGACTACGAGGCGTCGCTCAACCGGGCGCTGGAAGTGCAGAAGCGGCAGAGCCTGCAGCTCAGCCAGGCCGCCGTGCGGCTGCGCGAGCTCGAGCGTGAGGCCGACGCGAGCCGCGACGTCTACCAATCCTTCCTCAAGCGCTCGCGCGAGACTGAGGAGCAGGAAACCCTGAACACTTCGGCAGCCCGCGTCATCGGTGAGGCCACTGTGCCGCAGCGCCGCTCGTTCCCGCCGGGAATGAGTTTGTTCGCGATGATCGGCTTCATGTTCGGCGCGCTCGCCGCCGCCTGCTGGTTCGTCGCGGCAGAACATCTGTTCAACGGCGCGTCCGCCCCCGAACCGCGCCGCCGAGCGCAGACGCCCTCGCCTGACGTCCTGCGGCCTCAGCCCGAATCCATCACGCCTTCACCTGCGCTTGCGCTGGTCGAGAAGCCGCTAATCGCCCGTCTCCAGGAAGCGGACGTGATCCGCACGCTCGGCGCGATTCTCGCCACCGGCGGCGGCGTCGACCTGACCCGAATCGGCTGGCCGACGCTGCGCCCCGGATTTCCGCTGACGACGCTGCTAAACGCCTGGCGCGACATGCGTGCCGCGATGGCCCGCCGCGCCGGCGGCAAGACCATGCCGGTGATGGCACTGGTCGGTGCCGGCGACACCACCGGCCGCAGCGTGACCGCGCTGAACTTCGCGCTCGCCGCCGCGCGCGACGGCAGCCGCGTGCTGATGATCGATGCCGACCATCAGGCGCACACGCTCTCGAGCAGAATCAATCGGCCCGGCAAGAGCGAACCCGGCAAACTCGGCTGGCTCTCGATCGGCAACAAAGCCGCGCGCGAGATCAAGACCGTCAACGGAATCTCGGTGCTGCCTGCGACCGGGAGCGATGCCGGCAAGGCTGCTGACGCCATCAGCAAGGCGATCGCGCAGGCGCGCTCGGCCGGTGGCTATGACCTCGTCATTCTCGACGGCCCCGAGATGCCGCTCTCTGCCGCGGGCCGCAAGCTGCTCGATGGTACTGACGCGCTGGTGGCGGTGCTGCCGACCAGCCTCGACATCAACGACAGCATGGAAGACATCCTGACCGCACTCGGCGGCGCCCAGCGCAAGCTCGTCGGTGTCGTGCTCGACGAACTCACGCCTGCAACCCAAACGCGCCAGCGAGGCAAACAATATGCTTGA
- a CDS encoding WecB/TagA/CpsF family glycosyltransferase, whose amino-acid sequence MLERRVNPEGRAATADVPRITVGGLRMAALDLEATADFMIEATDRSHRISRPLYLTSANGEVLARCSTEPQTDRLFRAADLINADGQPLVTASRLQSWFPLPERVATTDLFHVVARKSQDTGRTFYMLGASEEENAAAVRRVQNLYPKLKIVGYSHGYLRGDAMRAKVEEINALSPDFLWVALGVPNEQVFVEEYTPLLTNVGVIKTSGGLFNFLSGSRSRAPQWMQKVGLEWAWRTWLEPRRLLWRYLTTNPRAIYLLFSRNRPLNR is encoded by the coding sequence ATGCTTGAGCGCCGCGTCAATCCCGAAGGCCGGGCCGCGACGGCCGACGTACCACGGATCACCGTTGGCGGTCTTCGCATGGCCGCACTCGACCTGGAAGCGACCGCCGACTTCATGATCGAAGCCACCGATCGGAGCCACCGTATCAGCCGGCCGCTGTATCTGACCTCGGCCAATGGCGAGGTGCTGGCGCGCTGTTCGACAGAGCCGCAGACCGATCGCCTGTTCCGCGCAGCCGATCTGATCAATGCCGACGGCCAGCCGCTGGTGACGGCATCGCGGCTTCAATCCTGGTTTCCGCTGCCGGAGCGCGTTGCCACCACCGACCTGTTCCATGTCGTCGCACGCAAGTCGCAGGATACCGGCCGTACCTTCTACATGCTCGGCGCCAGCGAGGAAGAGAACGCCGCAGCGGTCAGACGCGTCCAGAACCTGTATCCGAAGCTGAAGATCGTCGGATATAGCCATGGCTATCTTCGTGGCGACGCCATGCGCGCCAAGGTCGAGGAGATCAATGCTCTCTCGCCCGACTTCCTCTGGGTCGCACTCGGCGTGCCCAACGAGCAGGTTTTCGTCGAGGAATACACCCCGCTGCTGACCAATGTCGGCGTCATCAAAACGTCAGGCGGCCTGTTCAACTTCCTGTCGGGCAGCCGCTCCCGCGCGCCGCAATGGATGCAGAAGGTCGGGCTCGAATGGGCCTGGCGCACCTGGCTCGAGCCGCGCCGCCTGCTCTGGCGCTATTTGACCACCAACCCCCGCGCGATCTATCTTCTCTTCAGCCGCAACCGGCCCCTCAATCGCTGA
- the galE gene encoding UDP-glucose 4-epimerase GalE, with amino-acid sequence MTDRPTVLVTGGAGYIGSHACRALTAAGYRPVVYDNLSTGHRNFVTGELVAGDLLDAAALARTFADHKVTAVMHFAAASLVGESMTDPQKYYINNVQGTLSLLQAMRDAGCHRIVFSSTGAVYGNADSKELPEDFPCAPINPYGASKWMIERMLADYRSAYGFGAFCLRYFNASGADPAGGIGELRDNETHLIPRAMMALQGHVEFAVFGDDYDTPDGTAIRDYIHVTDLAAAHVAALKLLETGHAGGSFNLGTGSGFSVREILNAIRQETGRDVPHTVKPRRAGDPTYLVADASAARKVLDFVPRHSDLSTVIRTAWAWHQKAHPLKAR; translated from the coding sequence ATGACCGATCGACCGACAGTCCTCGTCACAGGGGGCGCGGGCTATATTGGCTCGCATGCCTGCCGCGCCTTGACCGCTGCCGGCTATCGGCCTGTCGTTTATGACAATCTCTCGACAGGTCATCGCAATTTTGTGACCGGGGAACTTGTCGCGGGCGATCTGCTCGACGCAGCAGCCTTGGCACGCACCTTTGCCGATCACAAAGTGACGGCCGTGATGCATTTTGCGGCAGCGAGCCTCGTCGGCGAGTCCATGACCGATCCGCAGAAATATTACATCAACAACGTCCAGGGCACGTTGTCGCTGCTGCAGGCAATGCGCGATGCAGGCTGTCATCGCATCGTGTTCTCCTCGACCGGCGCCGTCTATGGCAACGCCGATTCCAAGGAACTTCCGGAAGATTTTCCCTGCGCACCGATCAACCCCTACGGAGCTTCGAAGTGGATGATCGAGCGCATGCTCGCCGACTACCGCTCAGCCTACGGCTTCGGCGCGTTCTGCCTGCGCTATTTCAATGCCAGCGGCGCCGATCCGGCCGGCGGTATCGGCGAACTGCGTGACAACGAAACCCATCTCATCCCCCGCGCCATGATGGCGTTGCAGGGCCATGTCGAATTCGCCGTGTTCGGCGATGACTATGATACGCCTGACGGCACCGCGATCCGTGACTACATCCACGTTACTGACCTCGCCGCTGCACATGTCGCGGCGTTGAAGCTCCTGGAAACGGGACATGCCGGCGGCAGCTTCAATCTCGGCACCGGCTCAGGCTTCTCGGTGCGCGAGATTCTCAACGCCATCAGGCAGGAGACCGGGCGCGACGTGCCGCACACGGTCAAGCCGCGCCGCGCCGGCGATCCCACTTATCTGGTCGCCGACGCCTCTGCCGCACGCAAGGTTCTCGACTTCGTCCCGCGCCATTCCGACCTGTCGACCGTGATCCGAACGGCCTGGGCCTGGCACCAGAAGGCACATCCACTCAAGGCGCGCTAA